A stretch of Microtus pennsylvanicus isolate mMicPen1 chromosome 5, mMicPen1.hap1, whole genome shotgun sequence DNA encodes these proteins:
- the Wdr74 gene encoding WD repeat-containing protein 74, which produces MAATSALGNHVWVGTETGILKGVNLQRKHASNFTPSGQPRRDEAVNALCWGAGGETQILVGCADRTVKHFNAEEGTFQRQRHCPGGEGTFRGLAQADGTLITCVDSGILRVWCDDDKEASPDPLLELKVGPGVCRMRQDPAHTHVVATCGKENALKVWDLQRSEQPVFRAKNVRNDWLDLRVPIWDQDIQFLPGSQKLVTCTGYHQVRVYDPVSPQRRPVLEATYGEYPLTAMTLTPEGNSVIVGNTHGQLAEIDFRQGRLLGCLKGLAGSVRGLQCHPSKPLLASCGLDRVLRIHRIRNPRGLEHKVYLKSQLNCLLLSSRDNWEDEPLEPQEPNMVPPEDTETDELWASLEAAAKRKLPNLDQTQETLQTRRKKKKRPGSTSP; this is translated from the exons ATGGCGGCCACCTCTGCCCTAGGAAACCATGTGTGGGTCGGCACCGAGACGGGGATCCTGAAAG GGGTGAACCTTCAGCGGAAACATGCGTCAAACTTCACGCCGTCCGGACAACCGAGGCGTGACGAGGCGGTGAATGCTCTGTGCTGGGGCGCAGGTGGCGAGACCCAG ATCTTGGTGGGCTGCGCGGACAGGACTGTAAAGCACTTTAACGCCGAGGAGGGtacattccagaggcagagacactgCCCAGGCGGGGAGGGCACGTTCCGCGGTCTCGCCCAGGCCGATGG CACCCTCATCACGTGTGTGGATTCTGGGATTCTTAGAGTCTGGTGTGATGATGACAAGGAAGCATCACCTGACCCA CTCTTGGAACTGAAGGTGGGTCCTGGGGTGTGTAGGATGCGCCAAGACCCAGCACATACTCATGTGGTTGCCACATGTGGGAAAGAGAATGCTTTGAAAGTATGGGACCTACAGAGGtctgagcagccagtgttccggGCCAAGAAT GTGCGAAATGATTGGCTGGATCTACGGGTTCCTATTTGGGACCAGGATATACAGTTCCTCCCTGGGTCACAGAAGCTTGTCACATGCACAGGGTACCACCAG GTCCGTGTCTATGATCCAGTCTCTCCTCAGCGCCGGCCAGTCCTGGAGGCCACCTATGGAGAGTACCCCCTGACAGCCATGACCCTTACTCCTGAGGGCAA TTCTGTCATCGTAGGGAACACTCATGGGCAGCTAGCAGAAATTGATTTTCGGCAAG GGCGTCTACTGGGCTGTCTGAAGGGGTTGGCAGGTAGTGTCCGTGGGCTGCAGTGCCACCCTTCTAAGCCCCTATTAGCCTCTTGTGGCTTGGACAGAGTCTTGAGGATACACAGGATCCGAAATCCACGTGGGCTAGAGCATAAG GTTTATCTCAAGTCTCAACTGAACTGCCTCCTCCTGTCAAGCAGGGATAACTGGGAG GATGAGCCCCTAGAACCTCAAGAGCCCAACATGGTGCccccagaagacacagagacagatgaaCTTTGGGCATCTTTGGAGGCAGCTGCCAAGCGGAAGCTCCCCAATTTGGATCAGACACAAGAGACGCtccaaacaagaagaaagaaaaagaagcggCCTGGATCTACCAGTCCTTGA
- the Tex54 gene encoding testis-expressed protein 54 has translation MGCCQDKDRQTSDDQAREDGNEEGRTRLTNGRGNGNDLDNIGRRKQRSNESLLITVLWRRLSMFSRRGSSKRASEQTQKQDSQIQERKREGSHKEPEKG, from the exons ATGGGCTGCTGTCAAGACAAGGACCGTCAGACCTCTGATGACCAAGCAAGAGAGGACGGGAACGAGGAAGGTAGGACCAGACTCACAAatgggagggggaatggga ACGATTTGGACAACATAGGCCGCCGCAAACAAAGATCTAACGAAAGTCTTCTGATAACCGTGCTGTGGCGCAGGCTATCCATGTTCAGCCGTCGGGGGTCAAGCAAGAGGGCCTCAGAACAGACTCAAAAGCAGGACAGTCAGATCCAGGAGCGCAAACGTGAGGGAAGCCACAAGGAACCAGAAAAGGGCTGA